One stretch of Rhizobium rhizoryzae DNA includes these proteins:
- a CDS encoding organic hydroperoxide resistance protein — protein sequence MTMIDKILYTGRTHTTGGRDGAAHSDDGQLDVKLSPPRSGKPGTNPEQLFAAGWSACFIGALGRAAATQGVRLPAETAIAAEVDLGMTGDAFHLQARLNVSLPGIDPDQARALIDAAHQICPYSKATRGNIAVELKLA from the coding sequence ATGACCATGATCGACAAGATCCTCTATACCGGCAGGACCCATACAACCGGCGGACGTGATGGCGCGGCGCACAGCGACGATGGACAACTCGACGTCAAGCTTTCGCCTCCTCGCAGCGGCAAGCCCGGAACCAATCCCGAGCAGCTCTTCGCGGCCGGCTGGTCAGCCTGCTTCATCGGTGCCCTTGGCAGGGCCGCCGCCACGCAAGGGGTCCGCCTGCCGGCAGAGACGGCCATCGCCGCGGAAGTAGATCTCGGGATGACCGGAGACGCCTTTCACCTGCAGGCGCGCCTGAACGTCAGCCTGCCAGGTATCGATCCTGACCAGGCGCGCGCGCTGATCGATGCAGCCCACCAGATCTGCCCTTATTCGAAGGCCACGCGCGGCAATATCGCTGTCGAGCTCAAACTCGCCTGA